In one window of Cellulophaga sp. HaHa_2_95 DNA:
- the acs gene encoding acetate--CoA ligase — MSNYHIKHLEEYFQVYRKSVRNPEAFWEEIAEEHFLWRKKWDKVLRWDFSKPEVTWFEGAQLNITENCIDRHLATRGEKTAIIFEPNNPEEEAQHISYYQLHDKVCRMANVLKEKGIKKGDRVCVYLPMIPELAVTILACARIGAIHSVVFAGFSSNALATRINDSDCKIVITSDGSYRGNKSIDLKGIVDKALEECPGVAHVLVAKRTKSTIGMKNGRDEWLQPLLDAAYGDCVPEIMDAEDPLFILYTSGSTGRPKGMVHTTGGYMVYTAYTFKNVFQYRENDVYWCTADIGWITGHSYIVYGPLANGATTLMFEGVPSYPDFGRFWEVIEKHKVNQFYTAPTAIRALAKQNLEFVENHDLSSLKVLGSVGEPINEEAWHWYNNNVGKKKSPIVDTWWQTETGGIMITPIPYVTPTTPTYATLPFIGIQPALMDEEGHEIMGNQVEGRLCIKFPWPSMARTIWGDHDRYRDTYFTAYKNNYFTGDGALRDAVGYYRITGRVDDVIIVSGHNLGTAPIEDAINEHPAVAESAIVGFPHDIKGNALYGYVILKETGETRDRDNLRNEINQQITEHIGPIAKLDKIQFVSGLPKTRSGKIMRRILRKIASNDVSNLGDTSTLLNPEVVQDIIDNVV, encoded by the coding sequence ATGAGTAATTATCACATCAAACATTTAGAAGAATATTTTCAAGTCTATAGAAAATCTGTCCGCAATCCTGAAGCTTTTTGGGAGGAAATAGCCGAAGAACATTTTTTATGGCGAAAAAAATGGGATAAGGTATTACGTTGGGATTTTTCTAAACCAGAAGTAACATGGTTTGAAGGGGCACAACTAAACATTACAGAGAATTGCATTGACCGACATTTAGCGACAAGAGGAGAAAAAACAGCCATTATTTTTGAACCCAATAATCCGGAGGAAGAAGCGCAGCATATTAGCTATTATCAATTACATGATAAAGTTTGCCGTATGGCCAATGTATTGAAAGAAAAGGGTATAAAAAAAGGAGATCGGGTATGTGTGTACTTACCTATGATTCCAGAATTAGCGGTTACTATTCTTGCATGTGCAAGAATAGGCGCCATACATTCTGTTGTGTTTGCCGGCTTTTCTTCCAATGCTTTAGCTACCAGAATAAATGATTCTGATTGTAAAATAGTCATTACGTCAGACGGTTCTTATCGCGGAAATAAATCAATAGATTTAAAAGGAATTGTAGACAAAGCTTTAGAAGAATGTCCTGGTGTAGCCCATGTATTGGTAGCAAAACGCACCAAAAGTACTATTGGAATGAAGAATGGTCGTGATGAATGGCTACAACCTCTTTTAGATGCCGCTTATGGAGATTGTGTTCCGGAAATTATGGATGCTGAGGATCCGTTATTCATATTATATACCTCTGGCTCTACTGGGAGACCTAAAGGAATGGTGCATACCACTGGAGGTTACATGGTTTATACCGCATACACTTTTAAAAATGTGTTTCAATACCGTGAAAATGATGTGTATTGGTGTACAGCAGATATTGGTTGGATTACTGGGCACTCGTATATCGTGTACGGCCCATTAGCCAATGGCGCCACTACGCTTATGTTTGAAGGGGTACCCTCCTATCCAGATTTTGGGCGTTTCTGGGAAGTCATAGAAAAACATAAAGTAAATCAGTTTTACACAGCTCCTACTGCTATTCGCGCTTTAGCAAAACAAAATTTAGAGTTTGTAGAAAATCATGATTTATCTAGTTTAAAAGTATTGGGTTCTGTAGGAGAACCTATAAATGAAGAAGCTTGGCATTGGTATAATAACAACGTAGGGAAAAAGAAAAGCCCCATTGTAGATACTTGGTGGCAAACAGAAACAGGGGGAATTATGATTACCCCTATTCCCTACGTAACCCCAACTACACCTACCTATGCTACCTTACCTTTTATAGGCATACAACCCGCATTAATGGATGAAGAAGGCCATGAGATTATGGGCAACCAAGTAGAGGGTAGGTTGTGTATTAAATTTCCTTGGCCTTCAATGGCAAGGACTATTTGGGGAGATCACGACCGCTATAGAGATACTTATTTTACGGCTTATAAAAATAATTACTTTACCGGCGATGGCGCGCTACGCGATGCTGTAGGTTATTACCGAATTACAGGGCGTGTAGATGATGTAATTATTGTTTCTGGACACAATCTAGGAACAGCACCAATTGAAGATGCTATAAACGAGCATCCAGCGGTAGCTGAATCTGCTATTGTTGGTTTCCCACATGATATAAAAGGAAATGCCCTATACGGTTATGTTATTCTAAAAGAAACAGGGGAGACTAGAGATCGCGATAATTTAAGAAACGAGATTAACCAGCAAATCACAGAACATATTGGTCCAATTGCTAAGTTAGATAAGATTCAGTTTGTTTCCGGTTTACCAAAAACTCGAAGCGGAAAAATTATGCGTCGTATTCTACGTAAGATTGCAAGCAATGATGTTTCTAATTTAGGAGACACGAGTACCTTACTAAACCCAGAAGTGGTTCAAGACATTATTGACAACGTGGTTTAA
- a CDS encoding ferric reductase-like transmembrane domain-containing protein: MRFIKKNYGWFIVTVLAILPLFILANFLEVEYASDFAVSLKESAENNDQSTLELLYHISGEFAIRWMTAVLSCTPFFILFGVTNLYVRQAMGIATAIWSIIHFIIFCAAEGFLETFTQVNYMAGFLAVLLLVPLSVTSNRKAMRRLKSKWKKLQSLAYIIILLSIVHVAILDKTWMIYAIIVGLGFILRIPLIKAPIIAFRKRRLE; encoded by the coding sequence ATGAGGTTTATAAAAAAGAACTATGGCTGGTTTATCGTAACTGTTTTAGCCATTCTCCCTTTATTTATTTTAGCAAATTTCTTAGAAGTTGAATACGCATCAGATTTTGCCGTCAGCTTAAAAGAAAGCGCTGAAAACAATGACCAAAGCACTCTAGAACTATTGTATCACATTTCTGGAGAATTTGCTATACGATGGATGACAGCCGTACTTAGTTGCACCCCATTTTTTATTCTATTTGGAGTTACCAATCTTTATGTACGACAAGCCATGGGTATTGCAACGGCAATTTGGAGTATTATTCATTTTATAATTTTTTGTGCTGCGGAAGGGTTTCTTGAAACGTTTACACAAGTAAATTATATGGCGGGGTTTCTAGCCGTATTGTTATTAGTACCTCTGTCTGTTACCTCAAACAGAAAAGCTATGAGACGGCTAAAAAGCAAATGGAAAAAGCTTCAGAGTTTGGCTTATATCATTATACTATTAAGCATCGTACACGTCGCAATATTAGATAAAACATGGATGATCTACGCAATTATTGTAGGCTTAGGTTTTATACTCCGAATACCGCTTATCAAAGCACCAATTATAGCATTCAGAAAAAGGAGGTTAGAATAG
- a CDS encoding SDR family oxidoreductase, whose protein sequence is MKIAVTSASGQLGASIVKHLIALVGKDQVIGIARTPEKAKHLGVEIRKGDYNNREDFNNALQGVSTVLLVSGMDEPQKRIAQHQNVIEAAKTQGVQKIVYTSIIGSEDNNAFSPVVQSNRQTEKDVKNSGLHWVIGRNGIYIEPDLEYIPTYLNAGEISNCAADGKCAYTSREELGYGYAKMLTEEKHNGQIYNLIGEAVTQTQLTEAINTLYHTHLTYTAVSVAAYAQERKEALGDFMGTVIAGIYEGIRNGANNVPSDYVRAAGRPHKSLLKMIENYRQNHPQK, encoded by the coding sequence ATGAAAATAGCAGTTACCTCAGCAAGCGGACAATTAGGCGCTTCCATAGTAAAGCATCTCATTGCATTAGTAGGAAAAGATCAGGTTATTGGTATCGCAAGAACTCCAGAAAAAGCGAAGCATTTAGGGGTAGAAATTAGAAAAGGGGATTATAATAATAGAGAAGATTTTAATAATGCCCTTCAAGGTGTATCTACCGTACTACTAGTTTCTGGAATGGACGAGCCTCAGAAAAGAATAGCACAACATCAAAATGTCATTGAAGCTGCAAAAACTCAAGGTGTTCAAAAAATTGTATATACGAGTATCATTGGTAGTGAAGATAATAATGCTTTCAGTCCCGTCGTTCAAAGTAATCGACAGACTGAAAAAGACGTTAAAAACTCTGGACTTCATTGGGTGATTGGAAGAAACGGAATATACATTGAACCCGACTTAGAGTATATACCTACCTATTTAAATGCAGGGGAAATAAGCAATTGTGCGGCAGACGGCAAGTGTGCTTATACGAGTAGAGAAGAATTAGGGTATGGATATGCCAAAATGTTAACGGAAGAAAAGCATAATGGTCAGATTTACAATCTTATTGGAGAAGCAGTAACGCAAACACAACTTACCGAAGCCATTAATACCCTTTACCACACCCATTTAACCTACACGGCTGTATCTGTTGCTGCGTATGCGCAAGAAAGAAAAGAAGCTTTAGGAGATTTTATGGGAACTGTAATTGCAGGTATTTATGAAGGCATAAGAAATGGCGCCAATAATGTTCCTTCAGATTATGTAAGAGCAGCTGGAAGACCCCATAAATCGCTCTTAAAAATGATAGAAAACTACAGACAAAATCACCCTCAAAAATAA
- a CDS encoding FAD-binding oxidoreductase codes for MSILERILKTVVLDEAIITEKVALSKTAFKIRLQSDSIKNISFIPGAFLRLGIGIGKEELSMKDKIRSYSIWDINSTSGYLDLAIATHSGGIGSQWAQDCKEGDTVFYKLKKGTFLADATADSYLMIGDLSALSHLYVLNRAVGADKQVASILYNIPKNECFPDIDGNYPFAVQGLLQVSTEEIIAKIKDIAPTLKGYQMVYIAGDSRVCIAAHSFFKNELGWNPKQIKTKPFWNPDKKGLE; via the coding sequence GTGAGCATTTTAGAACGTATTTTAAAAACCGTAGTATTAGACGAAGCTATTATCACAGAAAAAGTTGCACTTTCTAAGACTGCTTTTAAAATTAGACTTCAAAGTGATAGCATTAAAAACATAAGTTTTATTCCTGGCGCTTTCCTAAGGTTAGGTATTGGCATTGGCAAAGAAGAGTTGTCCATGAAAGATAAAATTAGAAGCTATAGTATATGGGATATTAATAGCACCAGTGGCTATCTAGATCTAGCGATTGCCACCCATAGTGGGGGTATCGGAAGTCAATGGGCTCAAGATTGTAAAGAAGGAGATACGGTGTTTTACAAGTTGAAAAAAGGAACTTTTTTAGCAGATGCTACTGCTGATAGTTACCTTATGATAGGAGACCTTTCTGCACTTTCTCACCTTTATGTGCTCAACAGAGCCGTTGGAGCGGACAAACAGGTAGCTAGCATACTATATAACATCCCAAAAAATGAATGTTTTCCTGATATTGACGGAAACTATCCTTTTGCAGTACAAGGGTTACTGCAAGTATCAACTGAAGAAATTATTGCCAAAATTAAGGACATAGCACCTACACTAAAAGGCTATCAAATGGTATACATTGCTGGTGATAGTAGGGTTTGCATTGCGGCACATTCTTTCTTCAAAAATGAACTAGGATGGAATCCAAAACAGATAAAAACAAAACCTTTTTGGAATCCCGATAAAAAAGGATTGGAGTAA
- a CDS encoding PLP-dependent transferase has translation MKDMKVVTFIKAVLEQMPKAWLTTTTHRLDIYDEKLAKTEFLIQFEALFQANMASPSALEALPTAYDYIRLGHPISCVLEWTIAKLHHLKSENVISFSSKTMPVLAILRKNLLAHKKTRIVFLGALPSCFDAELIKNVYGYTFQFTNIKTVAEITAFEGSTILLAEQELGTTISHPNIDFTVSLHAELGSILVVHDKKNEAYISDIQHVRRRETIAMTPSNSLKALKALVAKAPLENSTSIVAKNKAEVLQLIASVTGTTSKALVASSGLSIQYAIMMGLVDDAQAKHPGKPIKFIVPPNCYGGTNDQARRVAACLDNVEVVDLPVDGGHDMIRSIDAILDDLAKKDAVPYIIAEIPTNPRVEVPDLQQLKAVLIKERKTATGGIAIDPVFILDQTFCPNVLFLGEGKILSSVRTISYVSGSKFPSGGQCTAGYCVANTKSDVLLKKIETHLMLCDNEATPLQYKLLATQLPSMNQRISAAYKNTREFVNFIQTTLPAAKINFVSESLAAQGFTPSVFSLDLPTKGTTDKEKEVYKRALNLKLINLMINEIPDESKFCVSYGQLKGCYWTVPATSTQGTTKEGDKDYIVRASLSPDLDLQRHKEVFLKFVKSI, from the coding sequence ATGAAGGACATGAAAGTAGTTACATTTATAAAAGCGGTTTTAGAACAGATGCCAAAAGCATGGTTGACCACAACCACGCACCGACTAGATATCTACGACGAAAAATTGGCTAAAACTGAATTTTTAATACAATTTGAAGCCTTATTTCAAGCTAATATGGCAAGTCCTTCTGCTTTAGAGGCATTACCTACGGCCTATGATTACATCCGTTTAGGACACCCAATATCTTGTGTTTTAGAATGGACTATTGCCAAATTACACCATTTAAAATCAGAGAATGTCATCAGTTTTTCGTCGAAGACTATGCCAGTACTTGCCATTCTGAGAAAAAATCTACTAGCACACAAAAAAACTAGGATTGTATTCTTAGGAGCACTCCCCTCTTGTTTTGATGCGGAGCTTATAAAAAATGTTTACGGATATACTTTTCAGTTCACCAACATTAAAACTGTAGCAGAAATAACTGCTTTTGAAGGCAGTACCATCTTGCTGGCAGAGCAGGAATTAGGCACAACAATTAGCCATCCAAATATCGATTTCACTGTTAGTCTTCATGCAGAACTGGGGAGTATACTCGTAGTTCACGACAAAAAAAATGAAGCTTATATTTCAGACATACAGCATGTAAGAAGAAGAGAAACTATTGCGATGACGCCATCAAATTCTCTTAAAGCGTTAAAGGCGCTGGTCGCTAAAGCTCCCTTAGAAAATAGTACAAGTATCGTTGCTAAAAATAAAGCAGAAGTTCTCCAATTAATTGCGAGCGTTACAGGAACTACCTCAAAAGCCTTGGTTGCCTCTAGTGGGCTTTCCATTCAATATGCTATTATGATGGGGCTGGTTGATGATGCCCAAGCCAAACACCCGGGAAAACCGATCAAATTTATCGTGCCACCTAATTGTTATGGCGGAACAAATGACCAAGCTAGACGTGTTGCTGCTTGTCTTGACAATGTTGAAGTAGTAGATCTACCTGTAGATGGTGGTCATGATATGATACGTAGTATTGATGCTATTTTAGATGATCTTGCAAAAAAAGATGCGGTACCTTACATTATTGCAGAAATCCCAACTAATCCTAGAGTAGAAGTTCCTGATCTTCAACAATTAAAAGCTGTTTTAATAAAGGAGCGTAAAACTGCAACTGGTGGCATTGCTATAGATCCTGTTTTTATTTTAGATCAAACTTTTTGTCCGAATGTGCTCTTCTTAGGCGAAGGTAAAATTCTATCTTCTGTTAGAACCATTTCGTATGTTAGCGGCTCAAAATTTCCTAGTGGTGGTCAATGTACGGCGGGTTATTGCGTAGCTAATACCAAATCTGATGTATTGCTAAAAAAAATAGAAACTCATCTCATGTTGTGTGATAATGAAGCCACGCCACTTCAATATAAACTATTGGCTACTCAGCTGCCTTCTATGAATCAAAGAATTAGTGCTGCCTATAAAAATACACGAGAATTTGTAAATTTTATACAAACGACTTTACCAGCTGCTAAAATAAATTTTGTCTCAGAATCATTAGCTGCACAAGGGTTTACGCCTTCTGTTTTTTCGTTAGACTTACCTACTAAAGGAACTACGGATAAAGAAAAGGAAGTTTATAAGAGAGCGTTAAATTTGAAATTAATCAATTTGATGATTAACGAAATCCCTGACGAAAGTAAGTTTTGTGTCAGCTACGGACAATTAAAAGGTTGTTATTGGACTGTACCTGCTACTTCTACACAAGGGACTACTAAAGAGGGGGACAAAGACTATATTGTTAGGGCGTCTCTTTCTCCTGATTTAGATTTACAACGTCACAAAGAAGTGTTTTTAAAATTCGTAAAAAGTATATAG
- a CDS encoding NAD(P)/FAD-dependent oxidoreductase, producing the protein MGNTKLDYVVIGGAQAGLAMGYHLQQMNKNFLVVDGEEEIGASWLNRWDSLKLFTSTEYNHLPGLKFDAPKGHYPTKFEVANYFKTYVKKFNIPVQLNTLITAVRKTDKGFSVAHKDGVIQANNVIIATGPFHIPYTPPCHTKVSDRILQMHSNYYKEVSQLQEGDALVVGGGDSGYQILNELSKDKSRTVYFSGDTTVKSIPQQFLGKTIWWWFTFIGFLSYTKYSWIGKKINASKQPVIGTDVKEILSRENVIPVGRTKDALKEEIIFESKKISSIKNIIWSTGYRPNFKWIEGLELDANNYPKNYRGVSNIEGLYFIGLPWMYTRGSATLGGVSKDASYLAKTISEQS; encoded by the coding sequence ATGGGTAATACTAAGTTAGATTATGTTGTAATAGGAGGAGCACAAGCAGGCTTGGCCATGGGGTACCATTTACAGCAAATGAACAAAAACTTTTTAGTGGTAGATGGTGAAGAAGAAATTGGAGCTTCTTGGCTAAATAGATGGGATTCTTTAAAACTATTTACATCTACAGAATACAATCACCTACCTGGGTTAAAATTTGATGCGCCCAAAGGCCATTACCCTACGAAATTTGAAGTGGCCAATTATTTTAAAACCTACGTAAAGAAATTCAATATTCCCGTACAATTAAACACCTTAATAACGGCGGTGCGTAAGACCGATAAAGGTTTTTCTGTAGCACATAAAGATGGGGTTATTCAGGCCAATAACGTGATTATAGCCACAGGACCTTTTCATATTCCTTATACGCCCCCTTGTCATACCAAGGTTTCAGATCGAATTCTACAAATGCACAGTAATTACTACAAAGAAGTGAGTCAATTACAAGAAGGAGATGCTTTAGTAGTGGGTGGTGGCGATTCTGGATATCAAATTTTAAACGAACTCTCTAAAGATAAAAGTAGAACGGTTTATTTTTCCGGAGATACTACCGTAAAATCAATTCCGCAGCAATTTCTAGGAAAAACAATATGGTGGTGGTTTACCTTCATTGGGTTCTTGAGTTATACTAAGTATAGTTGGATTGGAAAAAAAATTAATGCTTCTAAACAACCGGTTATCGGTACAGATGTAAAAGAAATTCTTTCAAGGGAAAATGTTATCCCAGTAGGGAGAACAAAAGATGCATTAAAAGAAGAAATTATTTTTGAATCTAAGAAAATTTCAAGTATTAAAAATATAATCTGGTCTACAGGGTACAGGCCCAATTTTAAATGGATAGAAGGCTTAGAATTAGATGCAAATAATTATCCTAAGAATTACAGGGGTGTAAGTAATATAGAGGGACTGTACTTTATTGGTCTGCCATGGATGTATACGCGTGGTTCTGCAACCTTAGGAGGTGTATCAAAAGATGCAAGCTATCTAGCGAAGACTATAAGTGAACAATCTTAA